A DNA window from Pyrus communis chromosome 3, drPyrComm1.1, whole genome shotgun sequence contains the following coding sequences:
- the LOC137728975 gene encoding V-type proton ATPase 16 kDa proteolipid subunit, producing MSSTFSGDETAPFFGFLGAAAALVFSCMGAAYGTAKSGVGVASMGVMRPELVMKSIVPVVMAGVLGIYGLIIAVIISTGINPKAKSYYLFDGYAHLSSGLACGLAGLSAGMAIGIVGDAGVRANAQQPKLFVGMILILIFAEALALYGLIVGIILSSRSGQSRAD from the exons ATGTCTTCAACATTCAGTGGCGATGAAACGGCGCCGTTCTTCGGCTTCCTCGGCGCTGCTGCTGCCCTCGTTTTCTCAT GTATGGGAGCTGCCTATGGCACCGCAAAGAGTGGTGTTGGTGTGGCATCTATGGGAGTGATGAGGCCTGAGCTGGTGATGAAATCCATTGTTCCGGTTGTTATGGCTGGAGTTCTGGGTATTTATGGCCTTATTATTGCTGTTATCATCAGTACCGGGATTAACCCTAAGGCCAAGTCATATTACCTCTTTGATGGTTATGCACATCTCTCATCTGGTCTTGCTTGCGGTCTCGCTGGGCTCTCTGCTGGAATGGCAATTGGTATTGTTGGTGACGCTGGTGTAAG AGCTAATGCACAGCAGCCAAAACTCTTTGTTGGGATGATCCTCATTCTCATCTTTGCTGAAGCACTGGCCCTTTACGGCCTCATTGTTGGCATCATCTTGTCTTCTCGATCAGGCCAATCCAGAGCAGACTAA